One window of the Streptomyces sp. NBC_00259 genome contains the following:
- a CDS encoding carbohydrate ABC transporter permease encodes MSVLSKAPPHSAVVSRPPRATRRAGTGRPAAALLSPTLLVLGLVAGYPVLAAFRLSFVVSSESIDPSTGFTVTSTSYGLDNYAAVFTGERFLGPWWNTTSFALASVTLEVLIGVAMALVMHQAFRGRALVRAAILVPWAIPTAISGLLWKWIFNSQGVANELLGVKVLWSSEGFQAWLSVVIADTWKTAPFIGLLVLAGLQMIPGELYEAARVDGASSWRTFWRITLPLVRPALVVAVLFRLLDVLRMFDLPYVLVGARKHSVETLSMVAFEEMSNLRFGTAAAYASVLFLYIAVVAFAFVKLFGADLIGRGTGNPQ; translated from the coding sequence GTGTCCGTCCTGTCCAAGGCGCCGCCGCACAGCGCGGTCGTGTCCCGGCCCCCGCGCGCCACGCGCCGGGCCGGGACCGGCCGGCCGGCCGCCGCCCTGCTCTCGCCCACTCTCCTCGTCCTCGGCCTGGTCGCCGGTTACCCGGTGCTGGCGGCGTTCCGGCTGTCGTTCGTCGTGTCCAGCGAGTCCATCGACCCGAGCACGGGCTTCACGGTGACCTCGACCTCGTACGGCCTCGACAACTACGCCGCCGTCTTCACCGGTGAGCGCTTCCTCGGGCCGTGGTGGAACACGACGTCGTTCGCGCTCGCCTCGGTCACGCTGGAGGTGCTGATCGGGGTGGCGATGGCGCTCGTGATGCACCAGGCGTTCCGCGGCCGCGCCCTGGTACGCGCGGCGATCCTCGTCCCCTGGGCGATCCCCACGGCCATCTCGGGCCTCCTCTGGAAGTGGATCTTCAACAGTCAGGGCGTCGCCAACGAACTGCTGGGCGTCAAGGTGCTGTGGAGCAGCGAGGGTTTCCAGGCCTGGCTCTCCGTGGTGATCGCCGACACCTGGAAGACCGCGCCGTTCATCGGGCTGCTGGTCCTCGCCGGGCTGCAGATGATCCCCGGTGAGCTGTACGAGGCGGCCAGGGTGGACGGTGCCTCGTCCTGGCGCACCTTCTGGCGCATCACGCTGCCACTGGTCCGTCCGGCGCTGGTGGTCGCGGTCCTCTTCCGGCTGCTCGACGTCCTGCGCATGTTCGACCTGCCGTACGTGCTCGTCGGTGCGCGCAAACACTCGGTGGAGACGCTGTCGATGGTCGCCTTCGAGGAGATGTCCAATCTGCGGTTCGGGACCGCGGCCGCCTATGCCTCCGTGCTGTTCCTCTACATCGCGGTGGTCGCCTTCGCGTTCGTCAAACTGTTCGGCGCCGACCTGATCGGCCGGGGAACGGGGAATCCGCAATGA
- a CDS encoding carbohydrate ABC transporter permease, protein MSTMARPAGIRGPGGGRLARRIGIAAVVVYCLAPFFWMVVSSLRRPADQFSNSPFPVPVSFDNYAAAFDAHNGFGRALLNSVVVAGATTTATLIVAIFAGYALARLHFRGKTVILALVIATSMFPPITLVVPLLRLFTDAGWINTYQAMIVPSMSFALPLAVWNLTAFFRQMPTDLEKAAQVDGCTPAQAFRKVVLPLAAPGIFTTAILVFICAWNEFLIAISVVNEKQMMTANVIVSLFTGQYKHDQPFGTQMAAGVMVTLPLVIAVLVFQRRIVDGLTAGGLK, encoded by the coding sequence ATGAGCACCATGGCCCGTCCCGCGGGAATCAGGGGCCCGGGCGGGGGACGACTGGCCCGGCGCATCGGCATCGCCGCCGTCGTCGTGTACTGCCTCGCGCCCTTCTTCTGGATGGTGGTCTCCAGCCTGCGCAGGCCCGCCGACCAGTTCTCCAACTCACCGTTTCCGGTGCCGGTCTCCTTCGACAACTACGCCGCGGCCTTCGACGCACACAACGGATTCGGCCGGGCCCTCCTCAACAGTGTCGTCGTCGCCGGGGCCACCACCACCGCCACCCTGATCGTCGCGATCTTCGCGGGATACGCCCTCGCACGGCTGCACTTCCGGGGCAAGACCGTCATCCTCGCGCTCGTCATCGCCACCTCGATGTTCCCGCCGATCACCCTGGTGGTGCCGCTGCTCCGGCTCTTCACCGACGCGGGCTGGATCAACACCTACCAGGCGATGATCGTGCCCAGCATGAGCTTCGCGCTGCCGCTCGCCGTCTGGAACCTGACCGCCTTCTTCCGCCAGATGCCGACGGATCTGGAGAAGGCCGCGCAGGTCGACGGCTGCACGCCCGCGCAGGCGTTCCGCAAGGTCGTGCTGCCGCTCGCCGCGCCGGGCATCTTCACCACGGCGATCCTGGTGTTCATCTGCGCCTGGAACGAGTTTCTCATCGCCATCAGCGTGGTGAACGAGAAGCAGATGATGACCGCCAACGTGATCGTCTCCCTCTTCACCGGCCAGTACAAGCACGACCAGCCGTTCGGTACGCAGATGGCGGCCGGAGTGATGGTCACGCTGCCGCTGGTGATCGCCGTGCTGGTCTTCCAGCGCCGGATCGTGGACGGACTGACCGCGGGAGGGCTGAAGTGA
- a CDS encoding glycosyl hydrolase family 65 protein — MTAGDEWVLATDDHPPPPGADGEGLHLAALAGYHPTFTGNGYLAARVPPAGNGYATAPVPTQFHVVGLYTATAGEWSRKAGLPAWTTLDVGDGSGRFNDAFAPAAPEGGEQPVGGDWTPVGAPVAAVARGISDYRQALDLRTGVITTTARWTSPAGRVTDVRYDLFADRSRPHVGSVSVRVTPHWDGRLDVTDALDGRAALRVSGIRTGVEQGLIRLTARAEGSGIPVAVVSVLRGPGTDAYEAAGEGDAPAVRRRVTDVVAGRTYTFTKYVGVATGHDRDDPLALARAAAEEAAAAGHRRLADDNRRAWQREWDGDIVVHGDARLQRQVRAAKFYLLTSAREDSPWSPSPAGLSSDGYNGHVFWDTETWIWPSLLAQHPHIAESVLDYRVNRLDAARAYAADHGQRGVRFPWESGLDGSEDTPAWAPFGRFEQHISADVALAFWQYWLAAGDERWLRAKGWPVLRGVADFWAGRATTGEDGAYHINGVIPPDEYADEPHDDSAYTNAAARASLRFAVEAAAVLGEPAAPEWTAVADGLVVPFDDVLGVHREFTGYEGQLIKQADVVMLAYPWENPQSDEVTRADLAYYVPRTHEGGPSMTDSVHSIVLARLGDAKAAFEHTRRSVEPFVRPPFDQFAEARDGGAFTFLTGHGGFLQEFLYGYSGVRWHPDRLELAPVLPEELDGITLRGLRWRGRVLDVDIRREATTVRLREGDPLPVRADGVTRTVAAGGAISVVTRGGRSGGTPR; from the coding sequence GTGACGGCCGGGGACGAGTGGGTGCTGGCCACGGACGACCACCCGCCGCCCCCGGGCGCCGATGGCGAGGGCCTCCACCTCGCCGCGCTCGCCGGCTACCACCCGACCTTCACCGGCAACGGCTATCTGGCCGCACGGGTGCCGCCGGCCGGGAACGGGTACGCCACGGCGCCCGTCCCCACCCAGTTCCACGTGGTGGGTCTGTACACCGCCACGGCGGGGGAGTGGTCGCGCAAGGCGGGCCTGCCCGCCTGGACGACCCTCGACGTCGGCGACGGCAGCGGACGTTTCAACGACGCCTTCGCCCCGGCGGCCCCGGAAGGCGGGGAGCAACCGGTGGGCGGCGACTGGACGCCGGTCGGCGCCCCCGTCGCGGCCGTCGCCCGCGGTATCTCGGACTACCGTCAGGCCCTGGACCTGCGGACCGGCGTCATCACCACCACCGCCCGCTGGACGTCCCCGGCCGGACGCGTCACCGACGTACGCTACGACCTGTTCGCCGACCGGTCGCGGCCGCACGTCGGGTCGGTGAGCGTGAGGGTGACACCGCACTGGGACGGCCGGCTCGACGTCACCGACGCCCTGGACGGCCGTGCGGCACTACGGGTCTCCGGCATCCGGACCGGCGTGGAGCAGGGGCTGATCCGGCTGACCGCGCGGGCCGAGGGCAGCGGCATCCCCGTCGCCGTCGTGTCGGTGCTCCGGGGCCCGGGGACCGATGCGTACGAGGCGGCCGGCGAAGGCGACGCACCGGCGGTCCGGCGCCGCGTCACCGACGTCGTCGCGGGACGCACGTACACCTTCACCAAGTACGTCGGTGTCGCCACCGGCCACGACCGCGACGACCCGCTCGCCCTCGCCCGCGCCGCGGCCGAGGAGGCCGCGGCCGCCGGACACCGCCGGCTCGCCGACGACAACCGGCGGGCCTGGCAACGGGAATGGGACGGCGACATCGTCGTCCACGGCGACGCCCGGCTCCAACGCCAGGTGCGGGCCGCGAAGTTCTATCTCCTCACCAGCGCGCGCGAGGACTCCCCCTGGTCACCGTCACCCGCGGGCCTGTCGAGCGACGGCTACAACGGGCACGTCTTCTGGGACACCGAGACCTGGATCTGGCCGAGCCTGCTGGCCCAGCACCCCCACATCGCCGAGAGCGTCCTCGACTACCGGGTGAACCGGCTCGACGCCGCCCGCGCCTACGCGGCCGACCACGGGCAGCGGGGTGTGAGATTCCCCTGGGAGAGCGGCCTGGACGGCAGCGAGGACACGCCGGCCTGGGCCCCCTTCGGCCGTTTCGAGCAGCACATCAGCGCCGATGTCGCCCTCGCCTTCTGGCAGTACTGGCTGGCCGCCGGGGACGAACGGTGGCTCCGTGCGAAGGGCTGGCCGGTGCTGCGCGGCGTCGCGGACTTCTGGGCCGGACGGGCCACGACCGGCGAGGACGGCGCCTACCACATCAACGGGGTGATCCCGCCCGACGAGTACGCCGACGAGCCCCACGACGACTCCGCCTACACCAACGCGGCCGCGCGCGCCTCACTGCGCTTCGCCGTCGAGGCCGCCGCGGTGCTGGGGGAGCCGGCCGCCCCGGAATGGACCGCGGTGGCCGACGGCCTCGTCGTACCGTTCGACGACGTGCTCGGTGTCCACCGGGAGTTCACGGGGTACGAGGGCCAACTGATCAAGCAGGCCGATGTGGTCATGCTGGCCTATCCGTGGGAGAACCCGCAGTCCGACGAGGTCACCCGGGCCGATCTCGCGTACTACGTCCCGCGCACCCACGAGGGCGGGCCGTCGATGACGGACTCGGTGCACTCGATCGTCCTGGCCCGGCTCGGCGACGCGAAGGCGGCGTTCGAGCACACCAGACGCAGCGTCGAACCCTTCGTCCGCCCGCCGTTCGACCAGTTCGCCGAGGCCCGCGACGGAGGCGCCTTCACGTTCCTGACCGGACACGGCGGCTTCCTCCAGGAGTTCCTCTACGGGTACTCCGGAGTGCGCTGGCACCCGGACCGCCTGGAGCTGGCGCCCGTCCTGCCCGAGGAACTCGACGGGATCACGCTGCGAGGGCTGCGCTGGCGGGGACGGGTCCTCGACGTCGACATCCGGCGGGAGGCCACGACGGTCCGGCTGCGCGAGGGCGACCCGCTCCCGGTGCGCGCCGACGGGGTCACTCGCACGGTGGCGGCGGGGGGCGCGATCAGCGTCGTGACGAGGGGTGGCCGTTCCGGTGGCACCCCGCGGTAG
- a CDS encoding LacI family DNA-binding transcriptional regulator, giving the protein MVVHPGSGRSAAGASATISDVAEAAGVSRQTVSNVLNAPHRVRAATRERVERVIAELGYHPNRLARSLRASSPGMVGYRLQPVATESVAAIHDRFLHALAEAGQADDHHVLVFTAADPEGESERCTALWRTGAVSGVVLYDISPHDPRPERLAAAGVPFAAFGRTATGTEHYSWVDVDNAAGTAAAVDHLVAAGHRRIGFLGWPEGTSVGDARARGWLTAMDRHGLLAESHRLDVRAGADTMANGTRLMAELLDRPEPPTSVVAATDTLGAGVLQAMRDRGLRPGDDVAVVGFDDTPAASALGLSSLRQPIEEAGRLIMAELVRLTGNGRGAAVPQLNRLLEPELIVRSSSARG; this is encoded by the coding sequence GTGGTAGTCCATCCCGGATCCGGGCGCTCCGCCGCAGGAGCCTCCGCGACGATCTCGGACGTGGCCGAGGCGGCCGGAGTGTCCCGCCAGACGGTGTCGAACGTGCTGAACGCGCCGCACCGGGTGCGCGCCGCCACCCGCGAACGGGTCGAGCGTGTCATCGCCGAACTCGGCTACCACCCCAACCGGCTGGCACGCTCGCTGCGGGCCAGCTCACCGGGCATGGTGGGCTACCGTCTCCAGCCGGTGGCGACCGAGTCCGTCGCCGCCATCCACGACCGCTTCCTGCACGCCCTCGCGGAGGCCGGCCAGGCCGACGACCACCATGTGCTGGTGTTCACGGCGGCGGATCCCGAAGGGGAGAGCGAGCGCTGCACGGCCCTGTGGCGCACCGGTGCCGTCAGCGGTGTCGTGCTGTACGACATCTCCCCGCACGATCCACGCCCGGAGCGACTGGCCGCGGCCGGTGTCCCGTTCGCGGCCTTCGGGCGTACGGCCACGGGCACCGAGCACTACAGCTGGGTCGACGTGGACAACGCCGCGGGAACGGCCGCCGCCGTCGACCACCTGGTGGCGGCGGGCCACCGGCGGATCGGCTTCCTCGGCTGGCCGGAGGGAACCAGCGTCGGCGACGCCAGGGCCCGCGGCTGGCTCACCGCCATGGACCGGCACGGCCTGCTCGCCGAGAGCCATCGTCTCGACGTACGAGCCGGCGCGGACACGATGGCGAACGGCACCCGCCTCATGGCGGAGCTGCTGGACCGGCCGGAGCCGCCCACCTCCGTCGTCGCGGCCACCGACACCCTCGGGGCCGGTGTGCTCCAGGCCATGCGGGACCGCGGCCTGCGGCCCGGCGACGACGTGGCCGTGGTCGGCTTCGACGACACCCCGGCCGCGTCCGCGCTCGGGCTGTCGAGCCTGCGCCAGCCGATCGAGGAGGCGGGCCGGTTGATCATGGCCGAGCTCGTACGGCTGACGGGCAACGGCCGGGGGGCGGCCGTACCGCAGCTGAACCGGCTCCTCGAACCGGAGCTGATCGTCCGCTCCAGCAGCGCTCGCGGCTGA
- a CDS encoding FAD-binding oxidoreductase produces MGKPSIDPLRERVRGAVVTPDDDAYDEARKVNNAMIDKRPVAVVRCTHADDVMATVDFARQHDLALAVRGGAHSVPGFGTCDGGVVADLSPMRGVRVDAERRTARVEGGATWSDLDAATHAFGLATTGGIISTTGVGGLTLGGGIGYLARGLGLSCDNLISADVVTADGRVVVASEDEHDDLFWALRGGGGNFGAVTAFEFRLSPVKDIYGGPMLYELEDAGTVLRSFRDLIGDAPWQLGGFPGFQIAPPLPFIPEDRHGDLFALIVACWSGPLEEGERALQPFHDIAPVVAEHVGVMPYPALNSAFDALVPPGLQHYWKANFVTGLSDAAIETHLRHAPGLPVVNSTIHFYPIDGACHEVAPDATAFAYRDASFAVVIAGMWPDAADNEANTTWVRDYYEAVAPYSEEGGYINFMAGDDQSRIKANYRTNYDRLVDVKRAYDPDNVFHVNQNIKP; encoded by the coding sequence ATGGGCAAGCCCTCGATCGATCCACTGCGCGAACGTGTACGCGGGGCGGTCGTCACCCCTGATGACGACGCCTACGACGAAGCACGCAAGGTCAACAACGCCATGATCGACAAGAGACCGGTCGCCGTCGTGCGCTGCACCCACGCCGACGACGTCATGGCCACGGTCGACTTCGCCCGTCAGCACGACCTCGCTCTCGCGGTACGTGGCGGCGCGCACAGCGTGCCCGGCTTCGGTACCTGCGACGGCGGCGTCGTGGCCGATCTCTCGCCCATGCGTGGTGTGCGCGTCGACGCCGAACGCCGCACCGCGCGCGTGGAGGGCGGGGCGACCTGGAGCGACCTCGACGCGGCGACGCACGCCTTCGGGCTGGCCACGACCGGCGGGATCATCTCCACCACGGGGGTCGGCGGGCTCACCCTCGGCGGTGGCATCGGATATCTCGCCCGCGGGCTCGGTCTCAGTTGCGACAACCTGATCTCCGCCGATGTGGTGACGGCGGACGGCCGAGTGGTCGTCGCGAGCGAGGACGAGCACGACGACCTCTTCTGGGCCCTGCGCGGAGGCGGCGGCAACTTCGGTGCCGTGACCGCCTTCGAGTTCCGGCTCAGCCCCGTCAAGGACATCTACGGCGGGCCGATGCTCTACGAACTGGAGGACGCCGGAACCGTCCTGCGCTCCTTCAGGGATCTCATCGGCGACGCGCCGTGGCAGCTCGGCGGCTTCCCGGGCTTCCAGATCGCCCCGCCGCTGCCGTTCATCCCGGAGGACCGGCACGGTGACCTGTTCGCGCTGATCGTGGCGTGCTGGTCCGGGCCGCTGGAGGAGGGGGAACGCGCCCTCCAGCCCTTCCACGACATCGCGCCGGTCGTCGCCGAGCACGTCGGCGTCATGCCCTATCCCGCGCTCAACAGTGCCTTCGACGCGCTCGTACCCCCCGGCCTACAGCACTACTGGAAGGCCAACTTCGTGACCGGACTGAGCGATGCCGCGATCGAGACCCATCTACGGCACGCGCCCGGACTGCCCGTCGTGAACTCGACCATCCACTTCTATCCGATCGACGGCGCCTGTCACGAGGTCGCGCCGGACGCGACGGCCTTCGCCTACCGAGACGCCTCGTTCGCGGTCGTCATCGCCGGCATGTGGCCCGACGCCGCCGACAACGAGGCCAACACCACCTGGGTCCGCGACTACTACGAGGCGGTCGCCCCGTACTCCGAGGAAGGCGGGTACATCAACTTCATGGCGGGCGACGACCAGAGCCGGATCAAGGCCAACTACCGGACCAACTACGACCGTCTGGTGGATGTCAAGCGGGCCTACGACCCGGACAACGTCTTCCATGTGAACCAGAACATCAAGCCCTGA